From the genome of Eublepharis macularius isolate TG4126 chromosome 12, MPM_Emac_v1.0, whole genome shotgun sequence, one region includes:
- the LOC129339676 gene encoding vomeronasal type-2 receptor 26-like, with product MVVVEEEEEIVFGFSEIIQYFLPVHWHGVMTHNYQHVLALAFAIQEINEDPLMDLNVTLGFNIYNSLFSATWTCLASLELLSTRENFIPNYKCDAQNIPVAVIGGPSSDVSLTMSIILYSYKIPLIIYGNPSMTNNHIQRFGFHSMFTNGDVQYKAILQLLKYFVWTWIGVISLDDESAERFVQDVAPIFSQSGICVEFIEIFPRISFSSDLDKGLAEGAETYIAVMRSTANAVVLHGELETIIFLRMLIHYSEFAETSVKTKIWIMTAEMDFTSSSFQRTWDFDFMHGAIALAIHSKQPQGFQRFLQRRTPASHKEDGFIRDFWQQAFNCLFSDSDGDETVEGACTGEEKLEALPVSVFEMSMTGHSYSIYNAVNAVAHALQTMPFSTFKHRAMMGRQRLTYVDQELYQTRPLSVCNYGCRSGYRKTKKEGKPFCCYDCFPCPDGKISNQRDMDDCSQCPEDHYPNKDRDLCIPKYISFLSYDEPLGMTLAIMAILFSFITALVLGIFLKHKDTPVVKASNQKLTYTLLVSLLLSFLATCLFIGQPNKVTCLLRQTIFGIVFSVAVSCILAKTMIVILAFMATHPGSRMRNWVGKRLASSIVLSCSLIQTTICAFWLATSSPFPDFDMHSRTEEIILKCNEGSVSMFYCVLGYMGFLATVSFVVAFLARKLPDSFNEVKFITFSMLLFCSVWLSFIPTYLTTKGKDMVAVEVFSILASSGGLLGCIFFPKCYIIVLRPELNKRGQIIRKKN from the exons ATGGTggtagtagaagaagaagaagaaatagtgtTTGGATTTTCAGAAATTATTCAGTACTTCCTCCCAGTTCACTGGCATGG TGTAATGACTCACAACTATCAGCATGTCCTGGCCTTGGCATTTGCTATACAAGAGATCAATGAAGATCCCCTGATGGACTTGAATGTCACCCTGGGCTTTAACATCTATAACAGTCTCTTCAGTGCAACGTGGACCTGCCTCGCTTCATTGGAGCTTCTCTCCACACGGGAAAACTTCATCCCTAATTACAAGTGTGATGCCCAGAACATTCCAGTAGCAGTCATCGGGGGACCGTCCTCTGATGTCAGTCTCACGATGTCAATAATTCTCTATTCCTACAAGATTCCTCTG ATTATTTATGGTAATCCTTCAATGACAAATAATCACATCCAAAGGTTTGGATTCCATTCTATGTTCACCAATGGGGACGTTCAATATAAGGCAATTCTCCAGTTACTGAAATATTTCGTCTGGACATGGATTGGGGTTATTTCTCTCGATGATGAGAGCGCAGAAAGGTTTGTACAGGATGTGGCTCCCATATTTTCCCAGAGTGGTATCTGTGTAGAATTTATAGAAATATTCCCCAGAATAAGTTTTTCAAGTGATCTTGATAAAGGATTGGCTGAAGGAGCGGAAACATATATTGCTGTCATGAGAAGCACAGCCAATGCAGTGGTCCTACATGGTGAACTTGAGACAATAATTTTTTTGAGAATGTTGATCCACTACTCAGAATTTGCAGAGACCTCTGTAAAGACAAAAATTTGGATTATGACGGCTGAGATGGATTTCACATCCTCTTCCTTTCAAAGAACCTGGGACTTTGATTTTATGCACGGTGCAATAGCTTTGGCAATTCACTCCAAGCAGCCCCAGGGATTCCAAAGGTTTCTTCAGAGGAGAACCCCTGCCTCACATAAAGAAGATGGCTTCATCAGAGACTTCTGGCAACaggcatttaattgtttattctCTGACTCAGACGGAGATGAGACAGTCGAGGGAGCCTGCACGGGCGAAGAGAAGCTGGAGGCTCTTCCTGTGTCTGTTTTTGAAATGAgcatgactggccacagctacagtATCTACAATGCTGTCAATGCCGTGGCACATGCTTTGCAAACCATGCCTTTCTCAACATTCAAACACAGGGCAATGATGGGAAGGCAGAGGCTCACGTATGTAGATCAAGAGTTGTATCAG ACACGGCCCCTTTCTGTGTGCAACTACGGTTGTCGTTCAGGTTATAGAAAGACCAAGAAGGAAGGGAAACctttttgctgctatgattgttTTCCATGTCCAGATGGGAAGATTTCAAACCAGAGGG ATATGGATGACTGTTCACAGTGTCCAGAAGATCATTATCCAAACAAGGACCGAGATTTATGCATTCCCAAATATATAAGTTTCTTGTCTTATGATGAACCCTTGGGGATGACTTTGGCCATTATGGCTATTTTATTCTCTTTCATCACAGCTTTGGTACTCGGAATCTTCCTTAAGCATAAAGATACTCCTGTAGTTAAAGCCAGCAACCAGAAACTCACCTACACTCTCCTAGTTTCTCTCCTGCTTTCCTTCCTTGCCACTTGCTTATTCATTGGCCAACCCAACAAAGTGACGTGTCTCCTTCGGCAAACCATTTTTGGCATCGtcttctcagtggctgtttcttgCATCTTGGCCAAAACCATGATAGTGATTTTAGCTTTCATGGCCACCCATCCAGGGTCCAGGATGAGAAACTGGGTGGGGAAACGACTGGCCAGCTCCATTGTGCTCTCTTGCTCCCTTATTCAAACCACTATTTGTGCTTTTTGGTTGGCAACCTCTTCTCCCTTCCCAGATTTTGACATGCACTCCAGGACTGAAGAAATTATTCTGAAATGCAATGAAGGATCGGTCTCCATGTTTTACTGTGTCTTGGGCTACATGGGCTTTCTGGCCACTGTCAGCTTTGTTGTGGCTTTCCTTGCTCGGAAGTTAcctgacagtttcaatgaagTCAAGTTCATCACTTTCAGCATGCTTTTGTTTTGCAGTGTCTGGTTATCTTTTATTCCAACATACCTAACCACTaaggggaaagacatggtggctGTAGAAGTCTTTTCGATCTTAGCCTCCAGTGGAGGGTTACTGGGCTGTATTTTCTTCCCTAAATGCTACATTATTGTGTTGAGACCCGAACTGAACAAGAGGGGGCagataataagaaagaagaattAA